The sequence TAGAACTTGTTTCCTGCGAATACTATATCGTAGATCCTAGCTTCGGGTCCTTCCTCAATGCGGAAGAACACATCCACAGAGTTATCACTTCTGTCCTCAATATCAGCCTTCACCGCAACTGAGTAATACTTTTCATCGTGGTAAACGCCGATAATTTTATTGATGTTCTCCTCAACCTTCGCCCTGTCAAGGATCTGACCTTCCATGGGGATCATGTCTTCCGTTATGTAGTTTTCCCTTACATTGATGTTCCCTTCCAAGTAAACCTTGTTCACATAGGGCTTTTCCTTAACCACATACACAAGGGTGAGCTTGTCGTCGTCAACACGCATGTCGACCTGAACATCCACAACGAGATCCGTCGTGAAGATCTCCTTTATGGAGGCGCTGACTTTGTTCATGTCAAACTCTTCGCCCGCTTTCACCGTGTATCTCAGGAATGTTTCGGAGGGAACCCGTCTGTTCCCTTCTATTTTGACAAGGTCTATGACTGCGGCATAGGAGTTTGCCGCAAATGTTATGATGAGTGCACTAAAAAAAAAATTAATAAATAGCTTTTTCAAGTTCATATCCCGCCCAGCCGCTTAATTATTTCCTTAACGCGCTCGTGTTTGAGTCTGGTCATGCTTTTATTCCCGATAAGTCTCGCTGTGGATTCAAGCATTGTCTCAATAACCTCAAGCCCGTTTTTCCTGAGTGTCTGCCCCGTGGAGACAAGGTCGACTATCATATCAGAAAGACCGACTATGGGAGCAAGCTCAATGGAACCGTAAAGTTTTATTGTTTCAACAAAAATACCTTTCTTGGCAAAGAAGTCCTTAGTCATTTTCGGATATTTGGTTGCGACAACCATATCATGTCTGTACCTGCTGTTGCCGTCTTTGATTCCAGCCACGCAGAGCCTGCACGCGCCGAAACCCAAATCCATGAACTCGTACACATCGGCGGCGGTTTCTTTGACAATGTCAAGACCGACTATGCCCAAATCAGCCGCACCGTGCTCAACATAGGTGGGAACATCCATGTTCCGCACAAGCATATAACGCATGCCGTGCTTCTCATCGAGGAAGACAAGCTTTCTGCTCTCCTCATCAACAACACCTTCCTGAGTGATGCCTTTTGATACGAAAAGTTCAATGGTTTCATCCGCCAGCCTGCCCTTGGGCAGTGCAACGGTTATTATATTTTCATTCATTCCGCCGTCCTTGTAATATCCGCGCCCAGCAGCGAGAGCTTCTCGTCGAAGCGCTCATAACCCCTGTCCAGATGGTAAACACGGAGGATTTCGCTTGTTCCCTCAGCCATGAGGGCAGCTATAACGAGGCTTGCGCTCGCCCTGAGATCGGATGCCATCACCGGCGCACCCGTAATGTTCTCAGCGCCTCTGATAACAGCGGATTTATCCTTCAGCCTGATGTCGGCGCCCATGCGCTTAAGCTCGGAAACGTGCATAAACCTGTTTTCAAAGATTGTTTCCGTAATAACGGAAACTCCTTGGGACGCAGCCATAACAGACATAAACTGCGCCTGCATATCCGTCGGGAAGCCCGGATAAGGCTGGGTGGAAATATCAGTTCCTTCAAGCCTTCCGTTTTTTTCCGCCGTGATGGTGGAATCGTTTACCACCTTTATGTTTAAGCCGGTCTGTACCAGTTTGTCTATTATAGCAGTCATTGAGGAAACCGGGGCGTTTTCCAGAGTAATTTTCCCTCCGGCGCAGGCAACAGCGCAGAGGAAGGTTCCCGCCTCTATCCTGTCCGGCATTACTATGTAATCATTGCTGTTGAGCTTCTCCACGCCTTTGATGCGTATGATCGTGGAGCCTTCGCCTTCGATTTTTGCGCCCATTTTCTTGAGGAAGCGGGCAAGATCCACGACCTCAGGCTCCTGAGCGGCATTGTAGAGCACAGTTTCGCCTTCCGCCAGAGCAGCAGCCATCATTATGTTTTCCGTTCCGGTTACAGTTACCACATCAAAAGTGATTTCAGCGCCCTTAAGCCTTTCACACTCGGCTTCGATATATCCGTGGGCAACGTTTATGTCCGCCCCCATGAGTTTGAGAGCTTTTATATGCTGATCCACAGGGCGTTCGCCTATGGCGCATCCGCCGGGGAGGGAAACTTTAGCCTTCTTCTTTCGGGCAAGGAGCGGTCCCAGAGCAAGCACACTCGCCCTCATGGTTTTCACCAGCTCGTAGGGAGCGATTACCTTCTCCATGTCGTCTGAGCAGTTAAGCTGTATGCCGCCGTCCTTTCTCTCAGCAGAGACGCCTACCTCTCCGAGGAGGGAGAGCATAGTTCTTATATCTCTGAGATCGGGGACATTTGAAATTTTGTATGAACCTTCCGCCAGAATTGTAGCGGCAAGAATAGGGAGACAGGCATTTTTAGCGCCGCCGATGCGCACATTACCGTTGAGGGGCTTGCCCCCGTTTATGACCAGCTTTTCCAAAAAAGCACCCTTTTTATCCCGCTCAGATCGCAATAAAAGCGGTGTTCAAACCCACCGTATGTTTTCGATGGGTTCCGCTCAGAGCTTGCTGAAAAACCACCGTAAATTTTCGATGATTTCTGTTCAGAGCCTGCTGAAAAACCGCTGTAGATCCCGTTGAGAGCTTTGAATTGACCCGCGCCTACTTCAGCCAGAGCCACCCAGTTTTTATTGCACAAATCAGGGACTATGTCTATCAGTTTTTTATAGAACACAAGCCCTTCATCCGCTGCCACCAGAGCCTGAAAAGGTTCATACATAATGCTTTTTTCTAACGTTTCATACTCCTGTTCAGTCACGTACGGCGGATTGCAGAGCACCATATCAAACCCGCCCTGAATGCCTAATTCACCGAGAACATCCCCCTGAATAAACTCCGCCCTGCTCTCAAGCCCGAGTCGCCTGCGGTTTTCCCTCGCGACCTCTAAGGCGGCGAAGCTTATATCCACACCTACACCCGTTGCCCCCTCCATCTCCGCGAGTACGGAAAGGAGTATGCAGCCTGAACCGGTGCACAGGTCAAGAACTCGGGGATTCCTCTTCGGAGCAAGCTCAAGAGCCTTTTCCACGAGAATTTCGGTCTCATATCTAGGAATGAGCACATTTTCGTTTACATAGAACTCACGCCCGTAAAAATGCCTGCGGTTTGTTATGTAGGCAGGAGGAACACCGTCCCTCAGCTTTTCGATGATCGCTCTTACCCTTTCATCCCGCTCAACTTTTTCGGACATCAAAAGCGGAACCCGCTCATATTCCGCATTCATTATAAACGCAAGTATATCAAGAGCATCAGCCCTGTTAGGGATAATACCTGTTATCTCTTTCAGAAGAGAAGCTGCTGTAATCATAAAAAAAACTCCGCATCCGCCTGTTAACTCATGTGTACCGTAAAGGGCATTCAATGGCAAGAGGTTCGGCATTCTATGCTGTGAGCGATATATTAAATTGACTCTTTTGTAAATTAACACTAAGATAGTTAGAATATTAAAACAATGGTATTGCGGAATGCTGAGCGAAATATCGGTTTCAATTAATGAATCAGTGAAAAATACTGACAATGGCGCAGTGCGTCCCATGTCTTCACCTTATCTTAAGTATGCCAAGGAATACCTTATCACCCCCGAGATAGGATATTACTCAATGGATGTTCCATCCGGTGAAGAACTGAAAACAGGCTTTCAGACAGCGAA is a genomic window of Geovibrio thiophilus containing:
- the hisG gene encoding ATP phosphoribosyltransferase; amino-acid sequence: MNENIITVALPKGRLADETIELFVSKGITQEGVVDEESRKLVFLDEKHGMRYMLVRNMDVPTYVEHGAADLGIVGLDIVKETAADVYEFMDLGFGACRLCVAGIKDGNSRYRHDMVVATKYPKMTKDFFAKKGIFVETIKLYGSIELAPIVGLSDMIVDLVSTGQTLRKNGLEVIETMLESTARLIGNKSMTRLKHERVKEIIKRLGGI
- the murA gene encoding UDP-N-acetylglucosamine 1-carboxyvinyltransferase, with the translated sequence MEKLVINGGKPLNGNVRIGGAKNACLPILAATILAEGSYKISNVPDLRDIRTMLSLLGEVGVSAERKDGGIQLNCSDDMEKVIAPYELVKTMRASVLALGPLLARKKKAKVSLPGGCAIGERPVDQHIKALKLMGADINVAHGYIEAECERLKGAEITFDVVTVTGTENIMMAAALAEGETVLYNAAQEPEVVDLARFLKKMGAKIEGEGSTIIRIKGVEKLNSNDYIVMPDRIEAGTFLCAVACAGGKITLENAPVSSMTAIIDKLVQTGLNIKVVNDSTITAEKNGRLEGTDISTQPYPGFPTDMQAQFMSVMAASQGVSVITETIFENRFMHVSELKRMGADIRLKDKSAVIRGAENITGAPVMASDLRASASLVIAALMAEGTSEILRVYHLDRGYERFDEKLSLLGADITRTAE
- the prmC gene encoding peptide chain release factor N(5)-glutamine methyltransferase, translating into MITAASLLKEITGIIPNRADALDILAFIMNAEYERVPLLMSEKVERDERVRAIIEKLRDGVPPAYITNRRHFYGREFYVNENVLIPRYETEILVEKALELAPKRNPRVLDLCTGSGCILLSVLAEMEGATGVGVDISFAALEVARENRRRLGLESRAEFIQGDVLGELGIQGGFDMVLCNPPYVTEQEYETLEKSIMYEPFQALVAADEGLVFYKKLIDIVPDLCNKNWVALAEVGAGQFKALNGIYSGFSAGSEQKSSKIYGGFSASSERNPSKTYGGFEHRFYCDLSGIKRVLFWKSWS